One window of Dysidea avara chromosome 11, odDysAvar1.4, whole genome shotgun sequence genomic DNA carries:
- the LOC136239515 gene encoding uncharacterized protein isoform X2: protein MIVQQMLRSVLLIDLPVVRVLLQHEKYRKVFDLSQRLASIASDISTREFSYAVDCLEKIVRSWEQGKHVKVEVVEESCIEDLEVDHQQDNKVDHMSDDLLDKDDFSGFPYHISDIPSIDSQSNNTDCIHDDSDRQADLSENSGDIIPDIPYVMHSDSGIPAISADRSNAFVFPADNPSVVPTDSDNPPAIPADSDDPPAIPADSDSLPAIPADSDNPPAIPADSDDPPAIPADSDSLPAIPADSDNPPAIPTDSDNPPTIPTDSINLPVISSDSGNPIDVDLMNNKPTPDFIDLTSIALPPKTKKRGRPKGANLTVIGFPKKKKCIERPVKFLLKPNAERQRQILSWMLPDHLIEKALRGERLECNEIGNSLHLKSNLLDENVNWVSVEDFFTDGAWSKVTDAMMELENAPKWNCYTCSRDLSLSTSVACESCLNWYHLNCVGLTSAPKKAVWFCRLCYGVQARMNNTDTEIAHSPLEDKQQPTVQSPLENKQQPTVQSPPEDKQQPTVQSPLEDKQQLTVQPLLQDKQQSNYCPKVHRRKRRKVILSSLKDKQQPTVQSPLQEKQQPTAQSPLEDKQQSKHCPEVHHRKRRKAYWQY from the exons GATTGCTTGGAGAAGATAGTGAGATCATGGGAGCAAGGAAAGCATGTGAAGGTTGAAGTTGTTGAAGAATCATGCATTGAGGACTTGGAGGTTGACCATCAACAAGACAATAAGGTTGACCATATGTCTGATGATCTCCTTGACAAAGATGACTTCTCGGGTTTCCCTTATCATATATCTGATATACCTTCTATTGATAGCCAATCCAATAACACTGACTGCATACATGATGACAGTGACCGCCAAGCTGATCTCAGTGAGAATTCAGGTGACATAATTCCTGATATTCCATATGTCATGCATTCTGACAGTGGCATTCCAGCCATATCTGCTGACCGTAGCAATGCTTTTGTTTTTCCTGCTGATAATCCATCTGTTGTACCCACTGACAGTGACAATCCACCTGCTATACCTGCTGACAGTGACGATCCACCTGCTATACCTGCTGACAGTGACAGTCTACCTGCTATACCTGCTGACAGTGACAATCCACCTGCTATACCTGCTGACAGTGACGATCCACCTGCTATACCTGCTGACAGTGACAGTCTACCTGCTATACCTGCTGACAGTGACAATCCACCTGCTATACCCACTGACAGTGACAATCCACCTACTATACCCACTGACAGTATCAACCTACCAGTTATATCTTCTGACAGTGGCAATCCAATTGATGTAGATCTAATGAATAACAAACCAACCCCTGATTTTATTGACCTAACATCAATAGCGCTTCCACCCAAAACTAAAAAAAGAGGTAGACCTAAGGGGGCTAATTTAACTGTCATAGGATTTCCCAAGAAGAAAAAATGTATTGAACGTCCAGTGAAGTTTTTACTAAAACCTAATGCAGAAAGGCAAAGACAAATACTTAGTTGGATGTTACCGGACCACTTAATTGAAAAGGCTCTGCGTGGTGAAAGGCTTGAATGTAATGAAATAGGTAATAGTTTGCATCTCAAGTCCAACTTGTTGGATGAAAACGTCAACTGGGTCTCGGTTGAAGATTTTTTTACTGATGGTGCATGGAGTAAGGTCACTGATGCAATGATGGAATTGGAAAATGCCCCGAAATGGAATTGTTACACATGCAGCAGAGATCTTTCACTTTCAACTTCTGTTGCTTGCGAATCGTGTCTGAACTGGTATCATCTGAATTGTGTGGGATTGACCTCTGCACCCAAGAAAGCAGTGTGGTTTTGTCGTCTGTGTTATGGAGTTCAAGCAAGGATGAACAACACTGATACCGAG ATTGCACATTCACCACTTGAAGATAAACAGCAGCCCACTGTACAGTCGCCACTTGAAAATAAACAACAGCCCACTGTACAGTCGCCACCTGAAGATAAACAGCAGCCCACTGTACAGTCGCCACTTGAAGATAAACAGCAGCTCACTGTACAGCCACTACTTCAAGATAAGCAACAATCCAACTACTGCCCCAAAGTACATCGTCGCAAAAGGAGAAAA GTCATACTGTCGTCACTTAAAGATAAACAGCAACCTACTGTTCAGTCACCACTTCAAGAAAAACAGCAGCCCACTGCACAGTCACCACTTGAAGATAAACAGCAATCCAAGCACTGCCCTGAAGTACATCATCGCAAAAGGAGAAAA GCTTATTGGCAGTATTAA
- the LOC136239515 gene encoding uncharacterized protein isoform X1: protein MIVQQMLRSVLLIDLPVVRVLLQHEKYRKVFDLSQRLASIASDISTREFSYAVDCLEKIVRSWEQGKHVKVEVVEESCIEDLEVDHQQDNKVDHMSDDLLDKDDFSGFPYHISDIPSIDSQSNNTDCIHDDSDRQADLSENSGDIIPDIPYVMHSDSGIPAISADRSNAFVFPADNPSVVPTDSDNPPAIPADSDDPPAIPADSDSLPAIPADSDNPPAIPADSDDPPAIPADSDSLPAIPADSDNPPAIPTDSDNPPTIPTDSINLPVISSDSGNPIDVDLMNNKPTPDFIDLTSIALPPKTKKRGRPKGANLTVIGFPKKKKCIERPVKFLLKPNAERQRQILSWMLPDHLIEKALRGERLECNEIGNSLHLKSNLLDENVNWVSVEDFFTDGAWSKVTDAMMELENAPKWNCYTCSRDLSLSTSVACESCLNWYHLNCVGLTSAPKKAVWFCRLCYGVQARMNNTDTEIAHSPLEDKQQPTVQSPLENKQQPTVQSPPEDKQQPTVQSPLEDKQQLTVQPLLQDKQQSNYCPKVHRRKRRKVILSSLKDKQQPTVQSPLQEKQQPTAQSPLEDKQQSKHCPEVHHRKRRKVNNRNRCQHDVIERFTRLIGSIKQGDKLDDDHINAASQLLRDQFPDLQGLSTPAIGECFKFEKFDWMIGYAGFAYCQVLHTGCDHWVAIKAVSDNEVYVYDSIFTEPTYHVLKQIAAICNTRSAQIKVHLEKVQMQVSPDDCGVYAIAFLTDLCFGRNPASHLYDHKKIRSHLINCFEAGKITPFPCTKTKEKRAMLKKLNVYCQCRLPNVSEHMSRKPFAEEVPCMVKCYICDNLYHHTCVNITIKQAKKINSEKEMWFCNYKECEEYFGYLFDSDSE, encoded by the exons GATTGCTTGGAGAAGATAGTGAGATCATGGGAGCAAGGAAAGCATGTGAAGGTTGAAGTTGTTGAAGAATCATGCATTGAGGACTTGGAGGTTGACCATCAACAAGACAATAAGGTTGACCATATGTCTGATGATCTCCTTGACAAAGATGACTTCTCGGGTTTCCCTTATCATATATCTGATATACCTTCTATTGATAGCCAATCCAATAACACTGACTGCATACATGATGACAGTGACCGCCAAGCTGATCTCAGTGAGAATTCAGGTGACATAATTCCTGATATTCCATATGTCATGCATTCTGACAGTGGCATTCCAGCCATATCTGCTGACCGTAGCAATGCTTTTGTTTTTCCTGCTGATAATCCATCTGTTGTACCCACTGACAGTGACAATCCACCTGCTATACCTGCTGACAGTGACGATCCACCTGCTATACCTGCTGACAGTGACAGTCTACCTGCTATACCTGCTGACAGTGACAATCCACCTGCTATACCTGCTGACAGTGACGATCCACCTGCTATACCTGCTGACAGTGACAGTCTACCTGCTATACCTGCTGACAGTGACAATCCACCTGCTATACCCACTGACAGTGACAATCCACCTACTATACCCACTGACAGTATCAACCTACCAGTTATATCTTCTGACAGTGGCAATCCAATTGATGTAGATCTAATGAATAACAAACCAACCCCTGATTTTATTGACCTAACATCAATAGCGCTTCCACCCAAAACTAAAAAAAGAGGTAGACCTAAGGGGGCTAATTTAACTGTCATAGGATTTCCCAAGAAGAAAAAATGTATTGAACGTCCAGTGAAGTTTTTACTAAAACCTAATGCAGAAAGGCAAAGACAAATACTTAGTTGGATGTTACCGGACCACTTAATTGAAAAGGCTCTGCGTGGTGAAAGGCTTGAATGTAATGAAATAGGTAATAGTTTGCATCTCAAGTCCAACTTGTTGGATGAAAACGTCAACTGGGTCTCGGTTGAAGATTTTTTTACTGATGGTGCATGGAGTAAGGTCACTGATGCAATGATGGAATTGGAAAATGCCCCGAAATGGAATTGTTACACATGCAGCAGAGATCTTTCACTTTCAACTTCTGTTGCTTGCGAATCGTGTCTGAACTGGTATCATCTGAATTGTGTGGGATTGACCTCTGCACCCAAGAAAGCAGTGTGGTTTTGTCGTCTGTGTTATGGAGTTCAAGCAAGGATGAACAACACTGATACCGAG ATTGCACATTCACCACTTGAAGATAAACAGCAGCCCACTGTACAGTCGCCACTTGAAAATAAACAACAGCCCACTGTACAGTCGCCACCTGAAGATAAACAGCAGCCCACTGTACAGTCGCCACTTGAAGATAAACAGCAGCTCACTGTACAGCCACTACTTCAAGATAAGCAACAATCCAACTACTGCCCCAAAGTACATCGTCGCAAAAGGAGAAAA GTCATACTGTCGTCACTTAAAGATAAACAGCAACCTACTGTTCAGTCACCACTTCAAGAAAAACAGCAGCCCACTGCACAGTCACCACTTGAAGATAAACAGCAATCCAAGCACTGCCCTGAAGTACATCATCGCAAAAGGAGAAAAGTGAATAATCGTAATCGTTGTCAGCATGATGTTATTGAAAGATTTACTAGGCTTATTGGCAGTATTAAGCAAGGTGACAAGCTTGACGATGATCACATTAATGCTGCTAGTCAACTCTTACGTGACCAATTCCCTGATTTGCAGGGGCTATCAACTCCAGCCATTGGAGAATGTTTTAAGTTTGAAAAGTTTGACTGGATGATAGGTTATGCAGGATTTGCTTACTGTCAAGTGTTGCACACTGGCTGTGATCACTGGGTGGCAATCAAAGCTGTGTCAGATAATGAAGTTTACGTATATGACAGCATCTTCACTGAACCAACATATCATGTTTTGAAACAAATTGCTGCCATTTGCAATACACGATCAGCACAAATCAAAGTCCATCTAGAGAAGGTGCAAATGCAAGTTAGCCCTGATGATTGTGGGGTGTACGCTATTGCTTTTTTGACTGATCTTTGTTTTGGCAGAAATCCAGCATCACACCTTTATGACCACAAGAAAATCCGCAGTCATCTTATTAATTGCTTTGAAGCTGGCAAGATTACTCCCTTCCCATGTACAAAAACCAAGGAGAAAAGGGCTATGCTTAAAAAGTTGAATGTTTATTGCCAGTGCAGACTGCCAAATGTCTCAGAGCACATGTCAAGGAAGCCGTTTGCAGAAGAAGTACCCTGTATGGTGAAATGTTATATTTGTGATAACTTATACCATCACACATGTGTGaatatcacaataaaacaagcaAAGAAGATAAATTCAGAAAAGGAAATGTGGTTCTGTAACTACAAAGAATGCGAAGAGTACTTTGGATATCTATTTGATTCTGACTCTGAATAA